Part of the Candidatus Binatia bacterium genome is shown below.
CTTGAACGGCCGCCCGGGTTGCGGAGAGCGCGTCTTCGATGCGGTGCTTCTTCTCTTTGAGCTCGGTCTCGGTCGCCGCGCCGACTTGAATGACGGCAACGCCGCCCGAGAGTTTCGCAAGACGCTCTTGGAGCTTCTCGCGATCGAAGTCCGAGTCTGTCTCCTCGACCTGCTTCTTGATCATCTCGATGCGGCCTTTGATCGCTTCTTGCTTGCCGCCGCCGTCGACGATCGTCGTCTCTTCTTTCGTGACCTTGACGCGCTTCGCGCGGCCGAGCTGGTCGGGCGTCACCTTATCGAGTTTGAGCCCGAGCTCTTCGGAGATGACCGTCGCGCCGGTGAGCGTTGCGATATCCTTGAGCATCTCCTTGCGGCGGTCGCCGAAGCCCGGCGCTTTCACCGCAACCGAGGTGAACGTGCCGCGCAGCTTGTTCACGACGAGCGTCGCGAGCGCTTCGCCCTCGACGTCCTCGGCGATGATGAGCAGCGGCTTCTGCACCTGGACGACCTTCTCGAGCAGCGGCAGGATGTCGGCGATCGCCGAGATCTTCCGCTCGGTCACGAGGATGTACGGATCGTCGAGCGAGGCCTCCATCCGCTCCGAGTCGGTGACCATGTACGGCGAGACGTAGCCCTTGTCGAACTGCATGCCGTCTTTGGTCTCGACCTCGGTCTTGATCGTCCGCGACTCCTCGACCGTGATCACGCCGTCCTTGCCGACTTTCTCCATCGCATCGGCGATGAACGTCCCGATCTCCGGGTCGTTGGCCGAGATCGACGCAACCTGCGCGATCTTCTCTTTGCTGTCGACTTCCTTCTTGAACGACTCCATCTCTTTGACCGCGATCTCGACGGCCTTCTCGATGCCGTGCTTGATGAGCAGCGGGTTGCTGCCCGCGGTCACGTTGCGCAGACCCTCGCGGATGATCGCTTGCGCGAGCACGGTCGCGGTGGTCGTGCCGTCGCCGGCGATGTCGTTGGTCTTCGAGGCGACTTCCTTGACGAGTTGCGCGCCCATGTTCTCGAACACGTCGGGCAGCTCGATCTCCTTGGCAATCGTCACGCCGTCGTTGGTGATCGTCGGCGAGCCGAACTTCTTGTCGAGCACGACGTTGCGCCCCTTCGGGCCGAGCGTCACTTTGACGGCGTCGGCCAAGGTGTTCGCACCGCGCTCGAGCGCGCGACGCGCGCTTTCATCGAATACGAGTTGCTTTGCAGCCATGATAAAAAATGAACTCCTTAGACGCCGGCCGGCACTTTGTCGACGATGGCGAGAATGTCTTTTTCGGGGATGATGAGGTACTCGGTGCCGTCGATCTTGACTTCGCTTCCCGAGTACTTGCGATAGAGCACGCGATCGCCGACCTTGACGTGCATCTCGACAACGCTTCCTTTATCCGTCACACGGCCGGATCCGACCGCGCGGATGATGCCCTCTTGGGGCTTCTCCTTCGCAGTGTCGGGAAGGAAGACGCCGCCGCTGGTCTTGTCGTCCTGCTCTACGTGCTCGACAACGACGTTGTCGAACAAGGGCTTGAGATTCACGGAAACCTCCACAAGCTTGGTAAACTGAGGGAACTGAGCGCTTTAGCACTCTCGGCGCACGAGCGCTAGCCGTGCCATCCTAGCAGAGTCTGCCCCGGAGTGCAAGCCGGAAGGGGGGCAGCGGGCTCGAATGGCTCGCCCATGATCGGGGGGCTGGAGATCTCGCCGGGGGCCCTGCGCCACAACGCCGGGCTGCTCCGCGACCTCGTCGGGGCGCGCCGGGCGGCCTTCGTCGTGAAGGGGAACGCCTACGGCCACGGTCTCGTCCCGGTCGCCCGGGCGATCGAGCCGTTCGCGACCCGCCTCTGCGTCTACACGATCGAGGAAGCGATCGCGCTGCGCGAGGGCGGCGTGAGCGCGCCGATCCTCGTCCTCGGCCCGATTCCGCCCGACGCCCTCGACGATGCCCTCGCGGCCGGCGTGGAACTCGCTCTTTGGGGTGCGGGTGAGTTCGCTCGACGCGTCGCGACCGCGGCGCGCAAGCGACAGCGTGCGGTGCAGGTGCACGTCAAGGTCAACACCGACCTCAATCGCCTCGGCTGCGAGCCGCACGAACTCGTCGACGCGCTCGAAGATATGCTGCGCCTGTCGGAGATCTCGATCGCCGGCATCTTTTCGCATCTGGCCGCGGCAGAAGAACTCGACTCGCCGTACACGATGCGCCAGCTCGGCGCGTTCGAGAAGGCGCTCGCGCAGGCGAAGCCGCTGCTCGACCGGCGCGGCATCGCTCCGGTGCGCCACATCGCGGCGTCGGCGGCGGCGATGCTCTGGCCGCAGACGCATCTCGACATGGTGCGCTTCGGCATCGCGCTCTACGGATTGATGCCCTCGCCGCAGACGCGCGAGGCGCTCGGCGCGTCGGCGCCCGCGCTGCGGCCGGCGCTAACCTACCGCTCGCAACTCGTCGTCACGCGCACGATCGCGGCCGGCGCCTCGGTCGGCTACGGCGGAAGCTTTCACGCGCCGCGCGACATGCGCATCGGCGTCGTGCCTGCCGGTTACGCGGACGGCCTGCCGCGTGCGCTCTCGAATCGCGGCGCCTTTCTCGTTGACGGCGCGCGCTGCCCGATCGTCGGACGCATCGCGATGAACATGACGCAGATCGATCTCACGCTCGCGCCGCGCGCAAAGG
Proteins encoded:
- the groL gene encoding chaperonin GroEL (60 kDa chaperone family; promotes refolding of misfolded polypeptides especially under stressful conditions; forms two stacked rings of heptamers to form a barrel-shaped 14mer; ends can be capped by GroES; misfolded proteins enter the barrel where they are refolded when GroES binds), with product MAAKQLVFDESARRALERGANTLADAVKVTLGPKGRNVVLDKKFGSPTITNDGVTIAKEIELPDVFENMGAQLVKEVASKTNDIAGDGTTTATVLAQAIIREGLRNVTAGSNPLLIKHGIEKAVEIAVKEMESFKKEVDSKEKIAQVASISANDPEIGTFIADAMEKVGKDGVITVEESRTIKTEVETKDGMQFDKGYVSPYMVTDSERMEASLDDPYILVTERKISAIADILPLLEKVVQVQKPLLIIAEDVEGEALATLVVNKLRGTFTSVAVKAPGFGDRRKEMLKDIATLTGATVISEELGLKLDKVTPDQLGRAKRVKVTKEETTIVDGGGKQEAIKGRIEMIKKQVEETDSDFDREKLQERLAKLSGGVAVIQVGAATETELKEKKHRIEDALSATRAAVQEGMIPGGGASLLHAIKAIDKYEPPKTNGHKTTWADEKIGIGIVRKALEEPARQIADNAGFEGSVQVNAVRMKEAPMGFDAMTGEVVDMFKAGIVEPLKVTRAALQNAASIGALILTTETLIADKPEPKKEPMGAPGGGMGGYDMM
- the groES gene encoding co-chaperone GroES, coding for MNLKPLFDNVVVEHVEQDDKTSGGVFLPDTAKEKPQEGIIRAVGSGRVTDKGSVVEMHVKVGDRVLYRKYSGSEVKIDGTEYLIIPEKDILAIVDKVPAGV
- the alr gene encoding alanine racemase; protein product: MIGGLEISPGALRHNAGLLRDLVGARRAAFVVKGNAYGHGLVPVARAIEPFATRLCVYTIEEAIALREGGVSAPILVLGPIPPDALDDALAAGVELALWGAGEFARRVATAARKRQRAVQVHVKVNTDLNRLGCEPHELVDALEDMLRLSEISIAGIFSHLAAAEELDSPYTMRQLGAFEKALAQAKPLLDRRGIAPVRHIAASAAAMLWPQTHLDMVRFGIALYGLMPSPQTREALGASAPALRPALTYRSQLVVTRTIAAGASVGYGGSFHAPRDMRIGVVPAGYADGLPRALSNRGAFLVDGARCPIVGRIAMNMTQIDLTLAPRAKAGSTVTLIGSDGSETVAADDWAAWAETINYEIVTRLPGELRREYPQ